In the genome of Triticum urartu cultivar G1812 chromosome 5, Tu2.1, whole genome shotgun sequence, one region contains:
- the LOC125507939 gene encoding histone H1-like, with the protein MSTDVVADVPAPEVAAAADPVVETTAEPAAGDAKPAKETKAKAAKAKKPSAPRKPRAAPAHPTYAEMVSEAITALKERTGSSSYAIAKFVEDKHKAHLPANFRKILSVQLKKLVASGKLTKVKASYKLSAAAAKPKPAAKKKPAAKKKAPAKKTATKTKAKAPAKKAAAKPKAKAPAKTKAAAKPKATAPAKTKAAAKPKAAAKPKAKAPAKTKAAAKPKAAAKPKGRPAKAAKTSAKDAPGKKAPAAAAPKKPAARKPPTKRSTPVKKAAPAKKAAPAKKAPAAKKAKK; encoded by the exons ATGTCGACTGACGTGGTCGCCGATGTCCCGGCCCCTGAGGTGGCGGCGGCCGCCGACCCCGTCGTGGAGACCACGGCAGAGCCCGCCGCCGGCGACGCGAAGCCGGCCAAGGAGACCAAGGCCAAGGCGGCCAAGGCCAAGAAGCCCTCCGCCCCGAGGAAgccccgcgccgcccccgccCACCCAACCTACGCTGAG ATGGTGTCGGAGGCCATCACCGCCCTGAAGGAGCGGACGGGGTCGAGCTCGTACGCCATCGCCAAGTTCGTCGAGGACAAGCACAAGGCGCACCTCCCGGCCAACTTCCGTAAGATCCTGTCGGTGCAGCTTAAGAAGCTGGTCGCCTCCGGCAAGCTGACCAAGGTCAAGGCCTCCTACAAGCTGTCTGCCGCCGCGGCCAAGCCCAAGCCGGCGGCCAAGAAGAAGCCCGCGGCCAAGAAGAAGGCGCCAGCCAAGAAGACCGCCACCAAGACCAAGGCCAAGGCGCCCGCCAAGAAGGCCGCCGCCaagcccaaggccaaggcccCAGCCAAGACCAAGGCCGCCGCCAAGCCCAAGGCCACGGCCCCAGCCAAGACCAAGGCCGCGGCGAAGCCCAAGGCGGCCGCCaagcccaaggccaaggcccCCGCCAAGACCAAGGCCGCGGCGAAGCCCAAGGCAGCCGCCAAGCCCAAGGGCCGCCCCGCCAAGGCTGCCAAGACCTCGGCCAAGGACGCGCCAGGGAAGAAGGCGCCGGCCGCCGCGGCGCCCAAGAAGCCCGCCGCCAGGAAGCCGCCCACCAAGAGATCCACGCCGGTGAAGAAGGCCGCGCCCGCCAAGAAGGCAGCGCCGGCGAAGAAGGCCCccgccgccaagaaggccaagaagTAG